One region of Candidatus Palauibacter polyketidifaciens genomic DNA includes:
- a CDS encoding TCP-1/cpn60 chaperonin family protein, translated as RISEIKVAIDKSTSDYDREKLQERLAKLAGGVAVINVGAATETEMKEKKARVEDALHATRAAVEEGIVPGGGVALLRSQAALDGVEGSDADESIGIRIVRRAVEEPVRTIASNAGAEGSIIVEKVREAEGRNTGYNAATDEYEDMVKAGVIDPTKVTRTALQNAASIAGLLLTTEAVVVERPEAEDPAAAAAAGGMPGGGMGGMY; from the coding sequence CCGCATCAGCGAGATCAAGGTCGCGATCGACAAGTCCACGTCCGACTACGACCGCGAGAAGCTGCAGGAGCGGCTGGCGAAGCTGGCCGGCGGCGTGGCGGTCATCAACGTGGGCGCCGCGACCGAGACGGAGATGAAGGAGAAGAAGGCCCGCGTCGAGGACGCGCTGCACGCGACGCGCGCGGCCGTCGAAGAGGGCATCGTCCCCGGCGGCGGTGTGGCACTGCTGCGGAGCCAGGCGGCGCTGGACGGCGTCGAGGGCTCGGACGCCGACGAGTCGATCGGAATCCGGATCGTGCGCCGCGCGGTCGAGGAGCCCGTTCGCACGATCGCCTCGAACGCCGGAGCCGAGGGTTCGATCATCGTCGAGAAGGTGCGCGAGGCCGAGGGCCGGAACACCGGCTACAACGCGGCCACGGACGAGTACGAGGACATGGTGAAGGCCGGCGTCATCGACCCGACCAAGGTCACGCGTACCGCGCTCCAGAACGCGGCCTCGATCGCGGGGCTGCTGCTCACGACCGAGGCGGTCGTGGTGGAGCGGCCCGAGGCGGAGGATCCCGCCGCGGCGGCCGCCGCCGGCGGCATGCCGGGCGGCGGCATGGGCGGAATGTACTAG
- the thrS gene encoding threonine--tRNA ligase: MNDSQISVSLPDGSSKRLPRGSSAGDLAAAIGPGLARAAVAARVNDVLTDLTAPLPDEAQVAIVTRSDEDPDALYVLRHSAAHALATAVRELYPGAGIGFGPPIDDGFYYDFEVPAPFTPEDLEKIERAMADVAGADAPFERREVDREEAAELFADDPLKLERLAEIPEGDAISVYRNGPFLDLCRGPHAPRTGEICHFRVLSAAGAYWRGDEKRQMLQRIYGTAFYSKEALEAYITRREEARKRDHRKLGRELDLFSIQEEIGPGLVCWHPKGARVQLELRRWIEDLQEAHGYDFVYTPHISGEALFRRSGHLPNYAENMYPRMADEDGEAFRVKPMNCPGHITIYAANPRSYRDLPVRLSEIANVYRHERSGTLHGLLRVRMLTMDDGHVFCTPEQIEEEIFICLKLVDTVMTTLGLDYRFDLSTRPDGDKRIGGDEVWDVAEDALRDALERGGLEYELDEGGGAFYGPKIDIKYKDAIGREWQGATIQLDFNLPDRFELEYMGADNKPHRPVLIHRAIFGTLERFTGVLIEHFAGAFPPWLAPVQVRVLPITDAHAAAAGEIRDCLATDGLRVELDARSDTLGYRIRDGELQKIPYLLVVGDREIEAGTVAVRARGAKRKQEVLPLDDFVSRVRSRVETRSLET; the protein is encoded by the coding sequence ATGAACGACTCCCAGATTTCCGTTTCGCTCCCCGACGGTTCCTCCAAGCGGCTGCCACGCGGCTCGAGCGCCGGCGATCTTGCCGCGGCGATCGGTCCGGGGCTGGCCCGGGCTGCCGTCGCCGCCCGCGTGAACGATGTGCTCACGGATCTTACGGCCCCGCTTCCGGACGAAGCGCAGGTCGCGATCGTGACGCGCAGCGACGAGGATCCCGACGCGCTCTACGTTCTGCGGCACTCCGCGGCCCATGCGCTCGCCACCGCCGTTCGCGAGCTGTATCCGGGCGCGGGAATCGGCTTCGGGCCCCCGATCGACGATGGCTTCTACTACGACTTCGAGGTCCCGGCGCCCTTCACGCCGGAGGACCTGGAGAAGATCGAGCGCGCGATGGCGGACGTCGCGGGGGCGGACGCCCCGTTCGAGCGCCGCGAAGTGGACCGCGAGGAAGCCGCGGAACTGTTCGCGGACGATCCGCTCAAGCTGGAGCGGCTGGCCGAGATCCCTGAGGGCGACGCGATTTCCGTCTATCGGAACGGCCCGTTCCTCGATCTTTGCCGGGGGCCGCACGCGCCCCGCACGGGCGAAATCTGCCATTTCCGGGTCCTCAGCGCCGCGGGAGCCTATTGGCGCGGCGATGAGAAGCGGCAGATGCTGCAGCGCATCTATGGCACGGCCTTCTACTCGAAGGAGGCGCTCGAGGCATACATCACGCGGCGCGAAGAAGCCCGCAAGCGCGATCACCGGAAGCTGGGCAGGGAACTCGACCTGTTCTCGATTCAGGAGGAGATCGGGCCTGGGCTCGTGTGCTGGCACCCCAAGGGCGCCCGCGTGCAGCTCGAGTTGAGGCGCTGGATCGAAGACCTTCAGGAGGCGCACGGTTACGACTTCGTCTACACGCCGCACATCTCCGGCGAGGCGCTCTTCCGGCGCTCCGGGCACCTCCCGAACTACGCGGAGAACATGTACCCCCGGATGGCGGACGAGGATGGCGAAGCGTTCCGCGTGAAGCCGATGAACTGTCCGGGACACATCACGATCTACGCGGCGAACCCCCGCAGCTACCGCGACCTTCCGGTGCGCCTCTCCGAGATTGCGAACGTGTACCGCCACGAACGGTCGGGGACGCTGCACGGACTGCTGCGCGTGCGCATGCTCACGATGGACGACGGGCACGTCTTCTGCACTCCCGAGCAGATCGAGGAGGAGATCTTCATCTGCCTGAAACTCGTCGACACGGTGATGACGACGCTGGGCCTCGACTACCGGTTCGATCTTTCCACGCGTCCGGACGGGGACAAGCGGATCGGCGGCGACGAGGTCTGGGACGTGGCGGAAGACGCGTTGCGCGACGCGCTGGAGCGCGGAGGGCTGGAGTACGAGCTGGACGAGGGCGGAGGCGCGTTCTACGGCCCCAAGATCGACATCAAGTACAAGGACGCGATCGGACGCGAGTGGCAGGGGGCCACGATCCAGTTGGACTTCAACCTTCCCGACCGCTTCGAGCTCGAGTACATGGGGGCGGACAACAAGCCGCACCGGCCCGTACTGATCCACCGCGCCATCTTCGGCACCCTGGAGCGCTTCACCGGCGTACTCATCGAACACTTCGCAGGCGCCTTCCCGCCCTGGCTCGCGCCCGTGCAGGTCCGCGTGCTCCCGATCACGGACGCCCACGCGGCCGCCGCCGGCGAGATCCGGGACTGCCTCGCCACCGACGGCCTGCGCGTCGAACTCGACGCCCGGTCGGACACGCTCGGCTACCGCATCCGCGACGGCGAACTGCAGAAGATCCCCTACCTTCTCGTCGTCGGAGACCGCGAGATCGAGGCCGGCACCGTCGCCGTCCGCGCCCGCGGCGCGAAACGCAAACAGGAAGTCCTCCCCCTCGACGACTTCGTATCCCGGGTCCGCAGTCGCGTCGAGACCCGGTCTCTCGAAACGTGA
- the infC gene encoding translation initiation factor IF-3 produces MNGDPRVNDKIRISPIRLIDEEGNQLGIVATDEARSMAADRGLDLVEVAPGARPPVCRLMDFGKYKYAQARKAREAKKKQHIIHVKEVKLRPKIEAHDIDFKMRHARRFLGDGDKVKFTLMFRGREVTHPERGRRILEMVKEELEDIAVVESDIAHEGRTMTMLMGPHRT; encoded by the coding sequence GTGAACGGAGATCCAAGAGTCAACGACAAGATCCGGATCAGCCCGATCCGGCTCATCGACGAGGAGGGCAACCAGCTCGGCATCGTCGCGACGGACGAAGCCCGTTCGATGGCGGCCGATCGCGGGCTCGACCTCGTGGAGGTGGCGCCCGGCGCGCGACCGCCCGTCTGCCGGCTCATGGACTTCGGGAAGTACAAGTACGCGCAGGCGAGGAAGGCGCGGGAAGCGAAGAAGAAACAGCACATCATCCACGTCAAGGAAGTGAAGCTGCGGCCGAAGATCGAGGCGCACGACATCGACTTCAAGATGCGGCACGCACGCAGATTTCTGGGGGATGGAGACAAGGTGAAGTTCACGCTCATGTTCCGGGGACGCGAGGTCACGCACCCGGAGCGGGGGAGACGGATCCTCGAGATGGTGAAGGAAGAGTTGGAGGACATCGCGGTGGTGGAGTCGGACATCGCCCATGAGGGTCGTACGATGACCATGCTGATGGGACCGCACCGCACGTAG
- the rpmI gene encoding 50S ribosomal protein L35 — protein sequence MPKMKTNRSAAKRFRKTGSGKFRRRRAYHSHILTKKSPKRKRRLRQGTLVAKADEKRVKRLLGK from the coding sequence ATGCCCAAGATGAAGACGAACCGGTCCGCCGCGAAGCGGTTTCGAAAGACCGGCAGCGGAAAATTCCGGCGCCGGCGTGCCTACCACAGCCACATCCTGACGAAGAAGAGCCCCAAGCGTAAGCGTCGGCTCCGTCAGGGCACCCTTGTGGCGAAGGCGGACGAGAAGCGCGTGAAGCGGCTTCTGGGGAAATAG
- the rplT gene encoding 50S ribosomal protein L20, producing MPRATSSVARNRRKKKVLKEARGQFGARSKLYRTAKNSVERGWAYAYVDRRKKKRDFRRLWISRINAAARQNGISYSRFVSGLKSAGVDLNRKVLADLAIRDPAAFTKLVEVAKAHGP from the coding sequence ATGCCACGCGCGACGAGCAGCGTTGCACGTAACCGTCGAAAGAAAAAGGTCCTCAAGGAAGCCCGCGGCCAGTTCGGAGCGCGGTCGAAGCTCTATCGCACCGCGAAGAACTCCGTCGAGCGCGGCTGGGCCTATGCCTACGTCGATCGGCGCAAGAAGAAGCGCGACTTTCGCCGACTGTGGATCTCCCGCATCAATGCCGCGGCCCGGCAGAACGGAATCTCATATTCCCGCTTCGTCAGCGGGCTGAAGAGCGCCGGCGTCGACCTGAACCGCAAGGTGCTCGCGGACCTCGCCATTCGGGATCCGGCCGCCTTTACCAAGCTCGTCGAGGTGGCCAAAGCGCACGGCCCATGA
- the pheS gene encoding phenylalanine--tRNA ligase subunit alpha: MTPAGASLLDRIAAIEGKGLAAIGEATDSATLESARVEYLGRNGQLADVMSLIGTVEAQARRDVGQRANAVKTVLRGALEERAKALESAVRGPRARIDRTLPARERWVGGVHPVTRVIDEICEIFAEIGFTSVLGPEIESTWYNFTALNIPLDHPAADMMDTFYLEKDVVLRTHTSPVQARVMEAFRPPVRVVVPGLAYRRDSFDPSHAPAFEQIEGLAVDEGVDFVEFRAAIEHFVHHFFGPGTKTRFRPSFYPFTEPSAEVDVSCTVCASGCSTCKRTGWITIMGSGMVDPAVFEAVGYDPERYTGYAFGMGPARIAMVRHGIPDMRLLYEGEMSFLQQFA; the protein is encoded by the coding sequence ATGACCCCGGCCGGAGCTTCCCTCCTCGATCGGATCGCCGCGATCGAGGGGAAGGGGCTCGCCGCGATCGGGGAGGCGACGGATTCCGCCACGCTCGAGTCCGCCCGCGTCGAATACCTTGGCCGGAACGGTCAGCTGGCCGACGTCATGTCCCTGATCGGCACGGTCGAGGCCCAGGCCCGACGCGATGTCGGACAGCGCGCGAACGCCGTGAAGACGGTGCTGCGCGGAGCCCTCGAGGAGCGGGCGAAGGCGCTGGAGAGCGCCGTCCGCGGGCCGCGCGCCCGCATCGATCGGACGCTTCCCGCGCGCGAGCGCTGGGTCGGTGGCGTGCATCCCGTGACCCGGGTCATCGACGAGATCTGCGAAATCTTCGCGGAGATAGGCTTCACGAGCGTGCTCGGCCCCGAGATCGAGTCCACGTGGTACAACTTCACCGCGCTCAACATCCCGCTCGATCACCCCGCCGCCGACATGATGGACACGTTCTACCTGGAAAAGGACGTCGTGCTGCGGACGCACACGTCGCCCGTCCAGGCGCGCGTGATGGAGGCCTTCCGGCCGCCCGTCCGCGTCGTCGTGCCGGGGCTCGCGTACCGGCGTGACTCCTTCGATCCCTCGCACGCCCCCGCCTTCGAGCAGATCGAGGGTCTCGCGGTCGACGAAGGCGTGGATTTCGTCGAGTTCCGCGCTGCGATCGAGCACTTCGTGCACCATTTCTTCGGTCCGGGGACGAAGACCCGGTTTCGGCCGTCATTCTATCCGTTCACCGAGCCTTCGGCGGAGGTGGACGTGTCATGCACCGTGTGCGCGAGCGGTTGCTCCACCTGCAAGCGCACGGGGTGGATCACGATCATGGGAAGCGGGATGGTGGATCCCGCCGTCTTCGAGGCCGTGGGGTACGACCCGGAGCGCTACACGGGCTACGCATTCGGGATGGGACCGGCCCGCATCGCGATGGTGCGGCACGGGATCCCCGACATGCGACTCCTCTACGAGGGGGAGATGAGCTTTCTGCAGCAGTTCGCATGA
- the pheT gene encoding phenylalanine--tRNA ligase subunit beta, producing the protein MNISFNWIDELVGLREELSDPQVLAERLTMTAAAVEKIETVGAGLDGIVVSRVLETRPHPNADRLTLCKVDRGAGEVLDVVCGAPVIATGGLYPHVAPGGELPAGFRIESRKIRGELSHGMLCSEAELELGRDKGGIMRLADELEPGAPLAPALGLPDTRLTLDLNPNRVDLACHVGVAREVGGPPTPRDFGGAAWRPEWRDGESEAGGAGVTVRIEDLDRCPRYMAAVIRGVRVGPSPAWLAGRLLAVGARPISNVVDATNYVLHEYNQPLHAFDLARLSGAEIRVRAAVSGEPLTTLDGQEHKVAPEQTVIADRDRAIAFAGVMGGLDTEVTEDTVDLLIECASFDPSGVRRTRTRAGLSTDASYRFERGIDVHAQERALARCVELIVATAGGEADLIGLRAGPAPAPVPPIDVRVSRVNQVLGFGLDGAEVRAALDPIGFKALSDGEGGADGEGGAGGNGATDVLRISVPGWRTDIAREIDLVEEVARRVGYDAGAGQDRRFRPSAVPADRRVEKAARVRELLTARGLLEARSLSFMPEDFRGNRAVVPVPNPLSAEESCLRSAMVPVLLRRLEHNYARGNRNVRLFELGTVFAYAAGAGPAGEVDGTGRFEESGRIGAIIAGTRRPDHWSGPALDYDLWDLKEIAGSFADRLCGATLVPFDDAVALDATESGASLAGPWLSRGGFRAVKDGRVVGVAGVVDGASLDAPPWVAPAFALEFDLAAVEGRSVPAYRKTSPFPAVRRDLSMTVPRGVPAADIERAVREATSDLLRDVRLFDVYSGEEIEGGRLGLAWTFRFRAPDRTLTDQDVESEMSALSTALEKRFGARIRRS; encoded by the coding sequence ATGAACATCTCGTTCAACTGGATCGACGAACTCGTCGGACTGCGCGAGGAGTTAAGCGACCCGCAGGTTCTGGCCGAGCGGCTGACCATGACCGCCGCCGCGGTGGAGAAGATCGAGACGGTGGGCGCGGGACTGGACGGGATCGTCGTGTCCCGCGTGCTCGAGACCCGTCCGCACCCGAACGCGGACCGGCTCACTCTGTGCAAGGTGGACCGGGGCGCCGGCGAGGTGCTCGACGTCGTGTGCGGGGCTCCCGTCATCGCGACCGGAGGGCTCTATCCGCACGTGGCTCCCGGCGGCGAACTCCCCGCCGGCTTTCGCATCGAGAGCCGGAAGATCCGCGGTGAATTGAGTCACGGGATGCTGTGCTCGGAGGCCGAACTCGAGCTGGGCCGCGACAAGGGAGGCATCATGCGGCTCGCGGACGAGCTCGAGCCGGGAGCGCCGCTCGCGCCGGCGCTGGGCCTGCCGGACACGCGCCTCACGCTGGACCTGAACCCGAACCGGGTCGACCTCGCCTGCCACGTCGGCGTGGCGCGGGAAGTGGGAGGCCCCCCGACGCCGCGCGACTTCGGGGGGGCGGCGTGGCGGCCCGAGTGGCGCGACGGCGAGTCGGAGGCGGGCGGGGCCGGGGTCACGGTCCGCATCGAGGATCTCGACCGGTGTCCGCGCTACATGGCCGCCGTCATCCGGGGGGTCAGGGTCGGGCCGTCGCCGGCGTGGCTCGCGGGCCGGCTGCTCGCGGTGGGGGCGCGCCCGATCAGCAACGTCGTCGACGCGACGAACTACGTCCTGCACGAGTACAACCAGCCTCTGCACGCCTTCGATCTCGCGCGGCTGTCGGGAGCGGAGATCCGGGTGCGCGCGGCCGTGTCCGGCGAGCCGCTGACGACGCTCGATGGACAGGAGCACAAGGTCGCGCCGGAACAGACGGTGATCGCCGACCGCGATCGCGCGATCGCCTTCGCGGGGGTCATGGGAGGGCTCGACACGGAGGTGACGGAAGACACGGTCGATCTGCTCATCGAGTGCGCGTCGTTCGACCCGTCCGGCGTGCGGCGGACGCGGACCCGCGCGGGACTTTCCACCGACGCGTCCTATCGCTTCGAGCGGGGGATCGATGTCCACGCCCAGGAGCGTGCGCTCGCGCGCTGCGTGGAACTCATCGTCGCTACCGCAGGCGGCGAGGCGGACCTCATCGGCCTCCGCGCGGGTCCGGCGCCGGCCCCGGTTCCGCCGATCGACGTCCGCGTCAGTCGCGTGAACCAGGTACTCGGCTTCGGGCTCGATGGGGCGGAGGTCCGCGCGGCGCTCGATCCGATCGGCTTCAAGGCCCTCTCCGACGGGGAGGGTGGTGCCGACGGGGAGGGTGGCGCCGGCGGAAACGGGGCGACCGACGTGCTGCGCATCTCCGTGCCGGGATGGCGCACGGACATCGCGCGGGAGATCGACCTGGTCGAGGAAGTCGCGCGCCGGGTCGGGTACGACGCCGGAGCAGGCCAGGACCGCAGGTTCCGGCCGAGTGCGGTGCCCGCGGATCGGCGCGTCGAAAAGGCGGCCAGAGTGCGGGAGCTGCTCACCGCACGCGGACTCCTCGAAGCTCGCAGCCTGAGCTTCATGCCCGAGGACTTCCGGGGGAATCGCGCCGTCGTGCCGGTGCCGAACCCGCTCTCGGCGGAGGAGAGTTGCCTTCGCTCCGCCATGGTCCCCGTGCTGCTTCGGCGGCTGGAGCATAATTATGCGCGTGGCAACCGCAACGTGCGCCTCTTCGAACTCGGCACCGTGTTCGCGTACGCGGCCGGCGCGGGGCCGGCAGGGGAGGTGGACGGGACCGGTCGTTTCGAGGAATCCGGAAGGATAGGGGCCATCATCGCCGGCACCCGGCGTCCGGATCACTGGTCGGGGCCGGCACTCGACTACGACCTGTGGGATCTCAAGGAGATCGCCGGATCGTTCGCGGATCGTCTGTGCGGCGCGACGCTCGTGCCGTTCGACGACGCCGTGGCTCTCGACGCCACGGAGAGCGGCGCGTCTCTCGCCGGACCGTGGCTCTCCCGCGGCGGATTCCGCGCCGTGAAGGACGGTCGCGTGGTCGGCGTCGCGGGGGTCGTGGACGGGGCGTCGCTCGACGCGCCACCGTGGGTTGCGCCCGCGTTCGCACTCGAGTTCGATCTCGCCGCCGTCGAGGGGCGATCCGTGCCCGCCTATCGGAAGACGTCGCCGTTCCCCGCCGTGCGCCGCGACCTCTCGATGACGGTGCCGCGGGGCGTCCCCGCCGCGGACATCGAGCGGGCCGTGCGGGAAGCGACCTCCGATCTCCTGCGTGACGTACGCCTCTTCGACGTTTACTCGGGCGAGGAGATCGAGGGCGGCCGCCTCGGGCTCGCGTGGACGTTTCGCTTCCGGGCTCCCGACCGTACGCTGACGGATCAGGACGTCGAGTCGGAGATGTCCGCACTCTCTACCGCCCTGGAGAAACGGTTCGGTGCCAGAATCCGAAGGTCCTGA
- a CDS encoding cell division protein ZapA, producing the protein MTSADESPPIGVTIFGDRYRIRTDRGDAHTRACAKYVDDAIQRAHMTGVAEPHRAVVLAALEITDELLQARREVEQLTAAVEARVTEVTERLESIAGNTAG; encoded by the coding sequence ATGACTTCAGCGGATGAATCGCCGCCGATCGGCGTAACGATCTTCGGCGATCGATACCGGATCCGGACGGACCGGGGTGACGCGCACACGCGGGCCTGCGCGAAGTACGTGGACGACGCGATTCAGCGGGCGCACATGACAGGCGTGGCCGAACCTCACCGCGCCGTGGTCCTCGCCGCGCTGGAGATCACCGATGAACTCCTCCAAGCCCGCCGGGAGGTCGAGCAACTCACGGCCGCCGTTGAGGCGCGAGTCACGGAAGTGACCGAACGGCTCGAGTCCATCGCGGGCAACACCGCGGGGTAG
- the rny gene encoding ribonuclease Y, giving the protein MLESITVPTMLLAIAGLVAGGVAGILIERRGLRRARGRLESDGRDIIESARLEAGSLRKAAELAGREEAQRLREESAREAERRRAELERLEQRTLERTETLEQKLEKIDQRQERVDRSREQIEAERGELDTRAKELVDRERELGRRLEEIAGISREAARRELIGQIRDQARADAAQHVREVTERARNEAEREARKIISQAIEKLSVDHSSEAAVSVVTLPSDDMKGRIIGREGRNIRSFEAATGVDVVVDDTPEAVILSCFDPVRREVARLAMDRLVGDGRIHPGRIEEVVEKAQEDVQATMRKAADEVLYELGIHDLHPKLREVLGVLRFRTSYGQNQLQHAHEVALIGATMAAELSLDPQLVKRMGLLHDIGKGLTHEKEGSHVEIGYDLCKQCGEKDGVLNAIRAHHGEEPARYPETFLVTAADAISGARPGARRESFEHYVKRLEKLEEIASSWDGVEKVYAIQAGREIRIMVTPDKISDEEMARLSERTARRIENELQYPGQIKVVVVRESRTVDFAR; this is encoded by the coding sequence ATGCTGGAATCCATCACCGTGCCGACGATGCTGTTGGCCATCGCAGGTCTCGTGGCGGGGGGCGTCGCAGGGATCCTGATCGAGCGACGGGGCCTGCGCCGGGCGCGCGGCCGCCTTGAGAGCGATGGGCGGGATATCATTGAATCCGCCCGGCTGGAGGCGGGCAGCCTCCGGAAGGCGGCGGAGCTGGCGGGGCGCGAAGAGGCGCAACGTCTCCGGGAGGAATCAGCCAGGGAAGCGGAGCGCCGGCGCGCCGAGCTGGAGCGGCTGGAGCAGCGGACGCTCGAGCGGACCGAGACGCTCGAACAGAAGCTCGAGAAGATCGACCAGCGGCAGGAGCGGGTGGATCGGAGTCGCGAGCAGATCGAGGCGGAGCGTGGCGAACTCGATACGCGGGCGAAGGAACTCGTCGACCGCGAGCGGGAACTCGGAAGGCGCCTCGAGGAGATCGCGGGCATCAGCCGGGAAGCCGCGCGCCGAGAGTTGATCGGCCAGATTCGCGACCAGGCGCGGGCGGATGCCGCGCAGCACGTGCGGGAGGTCACCGAACGCGCCCGGAACGAGGCCGAACGGGAAGCCCGCAAGATCATCTCCCAGGCGATCGAGAAGCTCTCCGTAGATCATTCCTCCGAAGCCGCCGTCTCCGTCGTCACCCTTCCCAGCGATGACATGAAGGGCCGGATCATCGGACGGGAGGGCCGGAACATCCGGTCCTTCGAAGCCGCCACGGGCGTCGATGTGGTCGTGGACGATACGCCCGAGGCCGTCATCCTCTCCTGCTTCGATCCCGTCCGCCGCGAAGTCGCGCGGCTGGCGATGGATCGCCTCGTCGGCGACGGCCGGATCCACCCGGGTCGCATCGAGGAGGTCGTGGAGAAGGCGCAGGAAGATGTCCAGGCGACGATGCGGAAGGCGGCTGACGAGGTCCTGTACGAACTCGGCATCCACGACCTGCACCCGAAACTCCGCGAAGTTCTCGGCGTCCTCCGCTTCCGGACCAGCTATGGGCAGAACCAGTTGCAGCACGCGCACGAGGTCGCGCTCATCGGGGCGACGATGGCGGCGGAGCTGTCGCTCGATCCGCAACTCGTGAAGCGCATGGGCCTGCTGCACGACATCGGCAAGGGGCTCACGCACGAGAAGGAGGGGAGCCACGTCGAGATCGGCTACGATCTGTGCAAGCAGTGCGGGGAGAAGGACGGCGTGCTGAACGCGATCCGCGCGCACCACGGCGAGGAACCCGCCCGTTACCCGGAGACCTTCCTCGTCACCGCGGCGGACGCGATCTCGGGCGCCCGTCCCGGCGCCCGGCGGGAGTCGTTTGAGCACTACGTGAAGCGATTGGAGAAACTGGAGGAGATCGCGAGTTCGTGGGACGGGGTCGAGAAGGTCTACGCGATTCAGGCGGGGCGGGAGATCCGGATCATGGTGACGCCGGACAAGATTTCCGACGAGGAGATGGCGAGGCTGTCGGAGCGGACGGCCCGCCGCATCGAGAACGAGTTGCAGTATCCGGGGCAGATCAAGGTCGTCGTCGTGCGAGAGTCGCGAACCGTGGATTTCGCGCGCTGA
- a CDS encoding bifunctional 5,10-methylenetetrahydrofolate dehydrogenase/5,10-methenyltetrahydrofolate cyclohydrolase → MTAQLIDGKRIAAEIRAEVAERTQGLSERGIRPGLGVVLVGDDPASHVYVRMKTRACNEAGIYARDITPPADVGRAELLGIVDELNADPAIHGILVQLPLPRHLDEHEVTERIDPAKDVDGFHPVNQGRMSQGDASAFRPATPAGVQELIRRTGVETSGAHVVIVGRSNIVGMPMSQIMLQKEPGANATVTVAHSRTADLGAVTRQGEILIVAVGVPGIVRGDMVREGAVVIDVGVNRVDDPTTERGYRLVGDVAFDEAVERASWITPVPGGVGPMTIAMLLRNTVRSAERTARLAAAVTASG, encoded by the coding sequence ATGACGGCGCAGCTCATCGACGGGAAGCGGATCGCGGCCGAGATCCGGGCGGAAGTGGCGGAACGGACGCAGGGCCTTTCGGAGCGGGGAATTCGGCCCGGCCTCGGCGTCGTCCTCGTCGGCGACGATCCCGCCTCGCACGTCTACGTGCGGATGAAAACGCGGGCCTGCAACGAGGCCGGAATCTACGCCCGCGACATTACGCCGCCCGCCGACGTCGGCCGCGCGGAGCTCCTCGGCATCGTCGATGAGCTGAATGCGGATCCGGCCATCCACGGGATTCTCGTACAGCTTCCCCTGCCTCGACACCTCGACGAACACGAAGTGACGGAGAGGATCGATCCGGCCAAGGACGTCGACGGATTCCATCCCGTGAACCAGGGCCGAATGTCCCAGGGGGACGCGAGTGCGTTCCGCCCGGCCACGCCAGCCGGCGTGCAGGAACTCATCCGGAGGACCGGTGTGGAGACCTCCGGCGCCCACGTCGTCATCGTCGGCCGTTCGAATATCGTCGGCATGCCGATGTCACAGATCATGCTCCAGAAGGAACCCGGGGCGAACGCCACGGTGACCGTGGCCCACAGCCGGACAGCGGACCTCGGCGCCGTGACGCGCCAGGGGGAGATCCTCATCGTCGCCGTCGGCGTTCCCGGCATCGTCCGTGGCGACATGGTGCGGGAGGGGGCCGTCGTAATCGATGTGGGAGTGAACCGGGTGGACGACCCGACCACGGAGCGGGGCTATCGGCTCGTCGGTGATGTGGCGTTCGACGAGGCGGTCGAGCGCGCGAGCTGGATCACCCCGGTCCCCGGCGGTGTGGGACCCATGACGATCGCCATGCTCCTCCGAAACACCGTGCGGTCGGCGGAGCGGACCGCACGCCTCGCCGCGGCGGTGACGGCGTCGGGTTGA